A window from Branchiostoma floridae strain S238N-H82 chromosome 16, Bfl_VNyyK, whole genome shotgun sequence encodes these proteins:
- the LOC118403081 gene encoding kelch-like protein 24: MMFWGDYLDDYDDYDDYGSDDHDWGYDDYGDDYFTDGESQGSHSTKSGDNAGGRHFRNYQREMQVLEELNSQRKSGEFLDVVVEIEGREFPCHRAVLASTPYFKAMLSSKLVEGDSRVIKILGVDSISFSKLLDFIYTGEIDIGKENVQDILQAAHMLHFEDVQKYCIEVIEKNLDPSNCLGVLRLADLYNLETLKKKAWDMALQDFTKVTSHEEINDLTQTELLNLLKEDHLRVNSEDDVLHTVLKWVEHDMEHRKEALPDILNAVRLPSVKTSALKKAQANTLVKECRKCLEMITSAQDTQVKGLEGVESNTEEVSLREGKSEDVLVLVGGWRTIPTPLHMWKEEDESDPQVPLGQVLLVDPDNSKTYHVTDLPADIMGYMSVAVHGPKLYVTGGCVGMPSTDSGTGIPSNQAFCYDFPKDKWRRLPDMPHARCMHGSIVVEGKLYVLGGSDTQGETMDCLDLSKSRWSSCSAPFPHVELSPTMTICNNELVLVKVVKHMGNITTMQSDLDGGHEFHLALDTQWTLRVQSYSPREDDWASVETEYEDSDEEVFTFVDNAKVCIRSSAYYQQPYIFNFEDGTLKRNAENANNFPATGVHYRLQQEYARSFTDIPSIMNDTIKRYCFKRFEGHEGPFATVSSVSLPYAVHGSGFSAGKKRTIGWFCRDLEVIKGEDDEDNREDEEEESFTVG; encoded by the exons ATGATGTTTTGGGGAGATTATCTTGACGACTATGATGATTACGATGACTACGGCTCGGACGATCACGACTGGGGATACGACGACTACGGCGATGATTACTTCACCGACGGCGAATCGCAGGGCAGCCACAGCACCAAGTCCGGCGACAACGCGGGCGGACGACACTTTCGGAACTACCAGCGAGAGATGCAGGTCCTCGAGGAGCTCAACAGCCAGCGGAAGAGCGGAGAATTCCTCGACGTCGTCGTGGAGATAGAAGGAAGAGAGTTCCCCTGCCATCGCGCAGTCTTGGCCTCCACGCCGTACTTCAAGGCTATGCTGTCAAGCAAGCTGGTGGAAGGTGACTCGCGAGTCATCAAAATCCTCGGAGTGGACTCGATATCTTTCTCCAAACTGTTGGACTTCATATACACGGGTGAAATCGACATCGGGAAGGAGAATGTGCAGGATATACTACAGGCGGCACACATGCTACACTTCGAAGATGTACAGAAGTACTGTATCGAGGTCATCGAGAAAAACTTGGACCCCTCCAACTGTCTTGGGGTGCTCCGTCTTGCCGACCTGTACAATCTGGAGACGCTAAAGAAGAAGGCGTGGGACATGGCACTGCAAGACTTCACCAAG GTAACATCCCATGAAGAGATCAACGACCTCACCCAGACAGAGCTGCTCAACCTCCTTAAGGAAGACCACCTCAGAGTCAACAGTGAAGACGATGTACTTCACACTGTCTTAAAGTGGGTCGAACATGACATGGAACATCGCAAGGAGGCGCTGCCTGACATCCTTAATGCCGTAAGGCTCCCAAGTGTCAAAACAAGTGCTTTGAAGAAAGCACAAGCCAATACCTTGGTGAAGGAGTGTAGAAAATGTTTGGAGATGATAACGTCTGCACAAGACACACAGGTAAAGGGACTAGAGGGAGTTGAGAGTAACACTGAAGAAGTGAGTCTTCGCGAGGGAAAGTCTGAGGACGTGCTCGTTCTTGTTGGTGGCTGGAGAACCATCCCAACTCCCCTCCACATGTGGAAAGAAGAGGACGAAAGTGACCCTCAGGTTCCCCTCGGACAAGTCCTGTTAGTGGACCCTGACAACAGTAAGACATATCATGTAACAGACCTTCCTGCGGACATCATGGGATACATGAGCGTGGCGGTACACGGGCCAAAGTTGTACGTCACGGGAGGGTGCGTAGGAATGCCGTCCACAGACAGCGGGACAGGCATCCCCTCCAATCAGGCCTTCTGCTATGACTTTCCTAAAGACAAGTGGCGTAGGCTGCCCGACATGCCACACGCGCGATGCATGCACGGCTCTATAGTTGTAGAAGGTAAACTGTACGTTCTGGGTGGTAGTGACACCCAAGGGGAGACTATGGACTGCTTGGACCTGTCTAAAAGTAGGTGGTCCTCTTGCAGTGCACCGTTCCCACACGTAGAACTTTCCCCGACAATGACGATTTGCAACAACGAGCTGGTCTTGGTCAAGGTCGTCAAACACATGGGAAACATCACGACGATGCAGAGCGACCTTGATGGGGGACACGAGTTCCACCTTGCCCTTGACACCCAGTGGACTCTCCGCGTACAATCGTACTCCCCCAGGGAAGACGACTGGGCTTCCGTGGAAACCGAGTACGAAGACTCGGACGAGGAAGTCTTCACGTTTGTAGACAACGCGAAAGTTTGCATACGCTCCAGCGCGTACTACCAACAGCCTTACATATTCAACTTCGAGGACGGCACGCTGAAGCGTAACGCGGAGAATGCCAACAACTTTCCCGCCACCGGCGTTCACTACCGTCTACAACAGGAGTACGCTCGCAGCTTCACAGACATTCCAAGCATCATGAACGACACGATCAAAAGGTACTGCTTTAAGAGATTCGAAGGACATGAAGGTCCGTTCGCAACGGTAAGCTCTGTTTCACTACCGTACGCTGTCCACGGCTCTGGCTTCTCCGCGGGAAAGAAGCGGACAATCGGATGGTTCTGCAGGGACCTGGAGGTCATCAAAGGAGAGGATGATGAGGACAATAGggaagatgaggaggaagaaTCTTTTACAGTGggataa